Proteins from a single region of Bogoriella caseilytica:
- a CDS encoding 3-ketoacyl-ACP reductase: MTASEQTSTSQTQKVALVTGGNRGIGLGITRGLLAEGYAVAILATREEPAELLAELRELGPVRYTRGSVAELEVHERYVSETLAEWGRIDLLVNNAGVAPQVRADLIEATPESYDRVMDINLRGPYFLTQCVARAMLQRPRVEGEARGTIINVTSVSATVVSTNRGEYCLSKAGLAMATKLWAAALAPEGVLAYEVRPGVIATDMTAAVTAKYDELFAAGLAPMPRWGSAEDVAGAVVQLAAGAMPYSTGDVLHVDGGMHIQRL, encoded by the coding sequence ATGACGGCGTCGGAACAGACCAGTACCAGCCAGACGCAGAAGGTCGCTCTGGTGACCGGAGGCAACCGCGGCATCGGACTCGGCATCACCCGCGGCCTGCTCGCCGAGGGCTACGCCGTGGCGATCCTGGCCACCCGGGAGGAACCGGCCGAGCTGCTGGCCGAGCTACGCGAGCTCGGGCCGGTGCGTTACACCCGAGGCTCTGTGGCCGAACTCGAGGTGCACGAGCGCTACGTCAGCGAAACGCTGGCCGAATGGGGCCGGATCGACCTGCTGGTCAACAACGCCGGCGTGGCGCCCCAGGTGCGCGCAGATCTCATCGAGGCCACCCCGGAGAGCTACGACCGGGTGATGGACATCAACCTGCGCGGTCCGTACTTCCTCACCCAGTGCGTGGCTCGCGCCATGCTGCAGCGGCCCCGCGTCGAGGGTGAGGCGCGCGGCACGATCATCAATGTCACCTCAGTCTCGGCCACCGTGGTCTCGACCAACCGGGGCGAGTACTGCCTGTCCAAGGCGGGCCTCGCGATGGCGACCAAGCTCTGGGCGGCGGCCCTCGCTCCCGAGGGTGTGCTCGCGTATGAGGTGCGGCCCGGGGTGATCGCCACCGACATGACGGCCGCGGTGACGGCGAAATACGACGAGCTCTTCGCCGCCGGCCTGGCGCCGATGCCGCGCTGGGGCTCGGCCGAGGACGTCGCCGGCGCCGTCGTCCAGCTCGCCGCGGGCGCCATGCCCTACTCCACCGGTGACGTGCTGCACGTCGACGGCGGTATGCACATCCAGCGCCTCTGA
- a CDS encoding glycosyltransferase translates to MSSSRSQRVAVIIPAKDEAGHVAATVRAARAIPHVDLVLVVDDGSDDDTQHAARSAGAVVVRHSVERGKATAMETGAAVVAMRDVPGSPPRHLLFLDAGLGETAVATAPVVVPVLDGEADCAIAVRAPGSGPGGRSVISALARKGIAKATGWTPMQPLSAQRCVTREAFDAVNPLARGWGVETGMIIDLLVAGYTLIEVPCELDRPVTTSDFSARMRGSAHYRDVALAINSRKLRRIRVPRRERGDLPQRQKPGYPYRAWVRDVTQAASDHGH, encoded by the coding sequence GTGTCCTCTTCCCGGTCGCAGCGCGTGGCGGTCATCATCCCTGCCAAGGATGAGGCCGGTCACGTGGCGGCGACTGTTCGCGCCGCCCGTGCCATCCCGCACGTGGACCTGGTGCTGGTCGTGGATGACGGCTCCGATGACGACACCCAGCACGCCGCGCGCAGCGCCGGAGCGGTGGTGGTGCGCCACTCGGTGGAGCGTGGCAAGGCCACCGCCATGGAGACCGGTGCCGCGGTCGTGGCCATGCGCGACGTCCCGGGCTCGCCACCACGACACCTACTCTTCCTCGACGCCGGCCTGGGCGAGACAGCCGTGGCCACGGCTCCGGTGGTCGTGCCCGTCCTGGACGGCGAGGCCGACTGTGCGATCGCGGTGCGCGCGCCGGGAAGCGGTCCCGGGGGCCGCAGCGTCATCTCGGCCCTGGCACGTAAGGGCATCGCCAAGGCCACGGGATGGACGCCCATGCAGCCGCTCTCCGCGCAGCGCTGCGTGACCCGCGAGGCCTTCGACGCCGTCAACCCCCTCGCACGGGGCTGGGGCGTGGAGACAGGCATGATCATTGATCTCCTCGTGGCGGGTTACACGCTCATCGAGGTCCCCTGCGAGCTCGACCGGCCCGTCACCACATCGGACTTCAGCGCGCGGATGCGCGGGAGTGCCCACTACCGGGATGTCGCGCTGGCCATCAACTCGCGGAAGCTCCGGCGGATCCGGGTTCCGCGCCGGGAACGGGGAGACCTGCCGCAGCGCCAGAAGCCCGGCTACCCCTACCGGGCATGGGTCAGGGACGTCACGCAGGCAGCCTCCGACCACGGTCACTGA
- a CDS encoding glycerol dehydrogenase, whose amino-acid sequence MAEKQIVEQVLAAPSRYVQGKGAIESLGARLSEIGSTPLLVADDVVWGIVEEPLRRGFEEAGLPVTRVGFDSYATAAAVDELVEAIGSGGHDVIAGVGGGSVIDAAKAAGHLAGIRWASVPTAASSDAPTSALSVIYTAEGAFEEYRFFPKNPDLVLMDTQLVAGAPERFLIGGIGDALATWVEARATARAFAGTMVGDRPTRTGTALAKLSWEILWEHALDALEAVRSNTVTPALEAVTEANTLLSGLGFESGGLAAAHAIHNGLTAAPQTHGLTHGEKVNIGTLTQLVLEGAPARDIEDFIVFTTRVGLPNTLTEIGLSPQDTAELRAVAEAATAPGETIHNMPFPVTADAVLDALTTIEAISRRVRAAHGLAEPTPILTP is encoded by the coding sequence ATGGCTGAGAAGCAGATCGTCGAGCAGGTCCTGGCGGCGCCCTCCCGCTATGTCCAGGGCAAGGGTGCGATCGAATCCCTGGGCGCCCGGCTGTCGGAGATCGGCTCCACACCACTGCTGGTGGCCGATGACGTGGTCTGGGGCATCGTCGAGGAGCCCTTGCGTCGCGGCTTCGAGGAGGCCGGCCTGCCGGTCACCCGCGTGGGCTTCGACAGCTACGCCACCGCTGCTGCCGTTGACGAGTTGGTCGAGGCCATCGGCTCGGGGGGCCACGACGTCATTGCCGGGGTGGGCGGTGGATCTGTCATCGACGCCGCCAAGGCCGCCGGGCACCTGGCCGGGATCCGGTGGGCAAGCGTGCCGACGGCCGCTTCCTCGGACGCCCCGACCTCGGCCCTGTCCGTCATCTACACCGCGGAAGGCGCCTTCGAGGAGTACCGCTTCTTCCCCAAGAACCCCGACCTGGTGCTCATGGACACCCAGCTGGTGGCCGGGGCGCCGGAACGCTTCCTCATCGGTGGCATCGGCGACGCTCTCGCCACCTGGGTGGAGGCACGCGCCACGGCTCGTGCCTTCGCCGGCACCATGGTCGGCGACCGGCCCACACGGACCGGTACCGCGCTGGCGAAGCTGTCCTGGGAGATCCTCTGGGAGCACGCCCTCGATGCCCTCGAAGCGGTGCGCTCGAACACGGTCACTCCAGCACTGGAGGCGGTGACCGAAGCGAACACCCTGCTCTCCGGTCTGGGCTTCGAGTCCGGTGGCCTCGCGGCCGCCCACGCCATTCACAACGGGCTGACCGCCGCGCCGCAGACGCATGGCCTGACCCATGGCGAGAAGGTCAACATCGGCACGCTCACCCAGCTCGTGCTCGAGGGCGCGCCGGCACGCGACATCGAGGACTTCATCGTCTTCACCACCAGGGTGGGTCTGCCCAACACCCTCACCGAGATCGGGCTCAGCCCGCAGGACACCGCCGAACTGCGTGCGGTGGCCGAGGCCGCCACCGCTCCGGGGGAGACCATCCACAACATGCCCTTCCCGGTCACCGCGGACGCCGTGCTCGACGCCCTGACCACCATCGAGGCCATCTCCCGGCGGGTACGCGCCGCGCACGGGCTCGCCGAGCCCACGCCGATCCTCACCCCCTGA
- a CDS encoding MaoC family dehydratase, producing the protein MSTPATMPPVGARAEFRKTVGETDVTLFAGLTGDFAPQHIDDEYMRSRPQGRRIAHGALTLSLTSTAAARLCADHRVTALSYGYDRVRFLAPVFLGQTVAVDYVVERIETEKNVVHCAMTVTTDDGRLCLVGTHLLYCYPEEDAP; encoded by the coding sequence ATGAGCACCCCAGCGACCATGCCTCCGGTCGGTGCCCGCGCCGAGTTCCGCAAGACCGTGGGGGAGACCGATGTGACACTCTTCGCCGGCCTCACCGGGGACTTCGCACCGCAGCACATCGATGACGAGTACATGCGGAGCCGACCTCAGGGCAGGCGGATCGCCCATGGCGCGCTCACCCTCTCGCTGACCTCGACCGCCGCGGCCCGGCTCTGCGCAGACCACCGGGTCACAGCTCTGTCCTACGGTTACGACCGCGTGCGGTTCCTGGCCCCCGTCTTCCTCGGCCAGACCGTGGCGGTGGACTATGTGGTCGAGCGGATCGAGACCGAGAAGAACGTTGTCCACTGCGCCATGACGGTCACCACCGATGACGGTCGGCTGTGCCTGGTGGGCACCCATCTGCTCTATTGCTACCCCGAGGAGGACGCACCATGA
- a CDS encoding HAD family hydrolase — MSENTTGQLAPVIERAAAWVERIPDSVPAPGPDLMVGLDIDGTLLHYDGDLSAEIRGAVAALREAGTHVILATGRGVTATVPVAHALGLDETWAVSSNGAVMVQLSQGEYEITDVVTFDPGPAVRALASEMPDLLFGVEDIGRGFKVTAPFPTGELTGEIDVVDLDELVATPATRVTVRAPDLDSDDFYDLVARVGLHGVSYAVGWAAWLDLTPPGVSKASALEGLRGRFDVRPGATVTLGDGQNDEEMLQWAAHGVAMGDAPDHVVAVADAQTGGVAADGAAVVLRALAMR; from the coding sequence ATGAGCGAGAACACCACGGGGCAACTCGCTCCGGTCATCGAGCGTGCCGCGGCCTGGGTCGAGCGCATCCCCGATTCCGTTCCCGCTCCTGGTCCCGACCTCATGGTCGGCCTGGACATCGACGGCACGTTGCTGCACTACGACGGCGACCTCTCCGCCGAGATCCGCGGTGCGGTAGCCGCGCTGCGCGAGGCCGGCACCCACGTCATCCTGGCCACCGGCCGGGGCGTGACCGCCACGGTCCCGGTGGCCCACGCTCTCGGCCTGGACGAGACCTGGGCGGTCAGCTCCAATGGGGCCGTCATGGTGCAGCTCAGCCAGGGCGAGTACGAGATCACCGACGTCGTCACCTTTGATCCCGGCCCGGCGGTGCGGGCGCTCGCCTCAGAGATGCCCGACCTGCTCTTCGGTGTCGAGGACATCGGTCGCGGGTTCAAGGTCACCGCTCCCTTCCCCACCGGGGAACTCACCGGTGAGATCGATGTGGTCGACCTCGACGAGCTCGTGGCCACCCCGGCCACCCGCGTGACGGTCCGCGCCCCCGATCTGGACTCTGATGACTTCTACGACCTGGTCGCCCGGGTCGGACTGCACGGCGTCTCCTACGCCGTGGGATGGGCGGCGTGGCTGGACCTCACCCCGCCCGGGGTCTCCAAGGCCAGCGCGCTTGAAGGGCTGCGGGGGCGCTTCGATGTCCGCCCCGGCGCCACGGTGACGCTCGGTGATGGGCAGAACGACGAGGAGATGCTGCAGTGGGCGGCTCACGGTGTGGCCATGGGTGACGCTCCGGACCATGTGGTCGCCGTCGCGGACGCCCAGACGGGTGGCGTCGCCGCGGACGGCGCCGCAGTGGTGCTGCGCGCCCTCGCCATGCGCTGA
- a CDS encoding diacylglycerol/lipid kinase family protein, which translates to MNPELWISLAGLFLALAALVFGIHALRQSLRREVASLVEDEPSPAPVTQELNAPVDAEPSPRPPAVVLNPARIANIAGFQAVVTRIAAEVDLPEPLWFTTTVEDPGAGQAKEALAANPSVVIAVGGDGTVRAVAGAMAGSGVPMGVVPLGTGNLLARNLDLPIGNPRDCVIAALTGQERPMDVGWLSTEPESPDPDKLAKADDEPPVEHPFVVIGGLGFDAAMVEGAGDDLKKRLGWFAYFVAGVRHLRSPRLRATLELGSAGEHGPVEARTVLVANCGKLPGGFLLFPDARIDDGWLDIGVIDTRSGLFGWADLLRRVILQGIGLRQDSLPFQIGSIEFRRARTITVRADKPEAVQVDGDLLGDARVVRARIQPDAVIIRSPSATF; encoded by the coding sequence ATGAACCCGGAGCTATGGATCTCACTCGCCGGCCTCTTCCTCGCACTGGCCGCTCTCGTTTTCGGGATCCACGCGCTGCGGCAGTCCCTCCGCCGAGAGGTGGCCTCGCTCGTTGAGGACGAGCCCTCGCCCGCTCCTGTCACTCAGGAACTGAACGCCCCGGTGGACGCCGAGCCGAGCCCGCGCCCGCCAGCCGTGGTGCTGAACCCGGCGCGGATCGCCAACATTGCAGGCTTCCAAGCGGTCGTCACGCGCATCGCCGCCGAGGTCGATCTCCCGGAGCCGCTGTGGTTCACCACCACGGTCGAGGACCCGGGCGCCGGCCAGGCGAAGGAGGCACTGGCCGCGAACCCCTCCGTGGTGATCGCCGTCGGCGGTGACGGCACCGTGCGGGCGGTGGCCGGGGCCATGGCGGGCTCCGGGGTGCCGATGGGCGTCGTCCCCCTGGGCACCGGCAACCTGCTGGCCCGCAACCTCGACCTCCCCATCGGCAATCCCCGTGACTGCGTGATCGCGGCCCTCACGGGCCAAGAACGCCCCATGGATGTCGGCTGGCTCAGCACCGAGCCGGAGAGCCCCGACCCCGACAAACTCGCCAAGGCGGACGACGAGCCACCCGTGGAGCACCCCTTCGTGGTGATCGGCGGGCTCGGCTTCGACGCCGCCATGGTCGAAGGTGCCGGCGATGACCTCAAGAAGCGCCTCGGATGGTTCGCCTACTTCGTGGCCGGGGTGCGCCACCTGCGCAGCCCTCGGCTGCGCGCCACCCTCGAGCTGGGCAGCGCCGGCGAGCACGGCCCGGTCGAGGCGCGCACGGTGCTCGTGGCCAATTGCGGGAAGCTCCCCGGCGGATTCCTCCTCTTCCCCGATGCCCGGATCGATGACGGCTGGCTGGACATCGGCGTGATCGACACGCGATCCGGCCTGTTCGGCTGGGCGGACCTCCTGCGCCGCGTCATCCTGCAGGGCATCGGCCTGCGGCAGGACTCCCTGCCCTTCCAGATCGGGTCGATCGAGTTCCGCAGGGCGCGCACGATCACGGTTCGCGCCGACAAGCCGGAGGCGGTGCAGGTCGACGGTGACCTGCTCGGCGACGCCCGGGTGGTGCGCGCCCGCATCCAGCCGGACGCCGTCATCATCCGCAGCCCCAGCGCCACCTTCTGA
- the serS gene encoding serine--tRNA ligase — MIDLRALRENPEIVRASQRARGADESLVDSLLEADAERRATLTRFEDLRAEQKQVSKSVGKASAEERPTVLARAQELAAQVKEAEAQANQAGARAEKILATIPNIVAEGVPAGGEADFTVLRHEGTVRDFAAEGVEVKDHLEIGEGLRAIDMARGAKVSGSRFYYLTGIGARLELALLQAGLDLAMRAGFTPMITPTLVSPQIMAGTGFLGEHSDEIYRLEADDLYLTGTSEVALAGYHAEEILDLSEGPKRYAGWSTCYRREAGSHGKDTRGIIRVHQFNKLEMFSYVSADDAAAEHERLLAWEEEMLAAVELPYRVIDTAAGDLGTSAARKFDCEAWLPSQERWMEVTSTSNCTSFQARRLAVRERGPSGTRPAATLNGTLATTRWIVAILENHQVAGGAVRVPEALRPYLGGLDVLEPA, encoded by the coding sequence ATGATTGACCTGCGAGCCCTGCGTGAGAATCCCGAGATCGTCCGCGCGAGCCAGCGGGCCCGCGGCGCCGACGAGTCGCTGGTGGACTCCCTGCTGGAGGCCGATGCCGAGCGGCGCGCCACCCTGACCCGGTTCGAAGACCTGCGGGCGGAGCAGAAGCAGGTCTCGAAGTCGGTGGGCAAGGCTTCGGCCGAGGAGCGGCCCACCGTCCTGGCTCGTGCCCAGGAGCTCGCCGCGCAGGTCAAGGAGGCCGAGGCCCAGGCGAACCAGGCCGGCGCGCGCGCCGAGAAGATCCTGGCGACGATCCCGAACATCGTGGCCGAGGGCGTGCCCGCGGGCGGTGAAGCCGACTTCACCGTGCTGCGCCATGAGGGCACCGTGCGCGACTTCGCGGCCGAAGGAGTCGAGGTCAAGGATCACCTCGAGATCGGCGAAGGACTGCGCGCCATCGATATGGCGCGCGGCGCCAAGGTCTCGGGTTCGCGCTTCTACTACCTCACCGGCATCGGCGCCCGCCTGGAGCTGGCCCTGCTGCAGGCGGGTCTTGACCTCGCGATGCGCGCCGGATTCACCCCCATGATCACGCCCACGTTGGTGAGCCCGCAGATCATGGCGGGCACCGGGTTCCTCGGCGAGCACTCCGACGAGATCTACCGGCTCGAAGCGGACGATCTCTACCTCACCGGCACCTCGGAGGTCGCGCTCGCCGGTTATCACGCCGAGGAGATCCTCGATCTGTCTGAGGGCCCCAAGCGTTATGCCGGCTGGTCCACCTGTTACCGGCGCGAGGCCGGATCACACGGCAAGGACACCCGCGGCATCATCCGCGTGCATCAGTTCAACAAGCTGGAGATGTTCTCTTATGTCTCGGCCGATGACGCTGCGGCCGAGCACGAGCGCCTGCTCGCCTGGGAGGAGGAGATGCTCGCGGCCGTCGAGCTGCCCTACCGGGTCATCGACACCGCCGCCGGGGATCTCGGCACCTCGGCTGCGCGCAAGTTCGACTGTGAGGCGTGGCTGCCCAGCCAGGAACGCTGGATGGAAGTCACCTCCACTTCCAACTGCACCAGCTTCCAGGCCCGGCGCCTCGCGGTGCGCGAGCGTGGCCCCTCGGGCACCCGTCCGGCCGCCACGCTCAACGGCACCCTGGCCACCACCCGATGGATCGTGGCCATCCTGGAGAACCACCAGGTGGCCGGAGGTGCGGTGCGTGTGCCGGAGGCGCTGCGCCCTTATCTCGGCGGGCTCGACGTTCTCGAGCCCGCGTGA
- a CDS encoding DUF5926 family protein, translating to MAKKNRKKKLGPKPGAEPKTKKVEYVERPFEGLPGETEIVAMREVVPAASTTLRTTEDFGGREFQLVTLLPDFLPALRREDGTVLVALQTAAHSGDASRDVAVATLMALELEPGEPLRGTGIIEPGPRLQDILDLTEAPEVTVHDDFVFWIGEEQAKDPQAAQALENANESIVPTAPVEGVTSMYWCRMGKEFVRWARPEDPEKVLDGIARLHAERSSAIDEGSRFVGAFRSCGLSIPVWELARGAEADELVGPAAAFDKRLTAAIAEDAPLTPEQRRARAGLVSRQVSLR from the coding sequence ATGGCCAAGAAGAACCGGAAGAAGAAGCTCGGCCCCAAGCCGGGTGCGGAGCCCAAGACCAAGAAGGTCGAGTACGTCGAGCGGCCCTTCGAAGGGCTGCCCGGCGAGACCGAGATCGTCGCGATGCGCGAGGTGGTGCCCGCGGCATCGACCACGCTGCGCACCACGGAGGATTTCGGCGGCCGGGAGTTCCAGCTCGTGACCCTGTTGCCGGATTTCCTGCCCGCCCTGCGTCGCGAGGACGGCACCGTGCTGGTCGCGCTGCAGACTGCCGCGCACTCCGGCGACGCCTCGCGCGATGTCGCCGTGGCCACGCTGATGGCTCTGGAACTCGAACCCGGTGAGCCGCTGCGCGGTACCGGCATCATCGAGCCAGGTCCGCGCCTGCAGGACATCCTGGACCTGACCGAGGCCCCCGAGGTCACCGTCCACGACGACTTCGTGTTCTGGATCGGTGAGGAGCAGGCCAAGGACCCGCAGGCCGCTCAGGCTCTGGAGAACGCGAACGAGTCGATCGTGCCCACCGCGCCGGTCGAGGGCGTGACCTCGATGTACTGGTGCCGGATGGGCAAGGAGTTCGTGCGCTGGGCCCGGCCCGAGGACCCGGAGAAGGTGCTCGACGGCATCGCCCGACTGCACGCCGAGCGCAGCTCAGCGATCGACGAGGGCTCACGTTTCGTGGGGGCCTTCCGCTCCTGCGGGCTCTCCATCCCGGTCTGGGAGCTGGCCCGCGGCGCGGAGGCCGATGAACTGGTTGGCCCTGCTGCGGCCTTCGACAAGCGACTGACCGCAGCGATCGCCGAGGATGCGCCCCTCACCCCGGAGCAGCGGCGGGCCCGCGCCGGCCTCGTCTCCCGCCAGGTATCGCTGCGCTGA
- the pheA gene encoding prephenate dehydratase: MTAAHSPEESSRPRYTYLGPEGTFTEAALLQVTGPEVAELLPCTDVVTALDQVRSGQADRAVVPVENSIEGGVNATLDTLATGTGLRIVGEMLVPVTFTLCARRGTALRDVRRISTHPHAWAQCRRWVAEHLPATADDRSDAVVHVPATSTAAAAALLSEGPQPFEAVLCSHLSAVRYDLEVLAENVADNPGAITRFIEVAAPGPLPEPTGADKTTLTVHLPDNEAGALLRMLEQFATRGVNLARIESRPIGDSLGRYSFSIDAEGHLSDERLREALIGLHRVCPVVNFLGSYPRADGVPPHLRPGTADADFRAAREWVAGLGSH, from the coding sequence GTGACTGCAGCCCACAGCCCCGAGGAGAGTTCGAGACCCCGCTACACCTACCTCGGGCCGGAGGGCACCTTCACCGAGGCGGCACTGCTGCAGGTGACCGGACCGGAAGTGGCAGAGCTGCTGCCCTGCACCGATGTCGTGACCGCCCTGGACCAGGTACGCAGCGGTCAGGCTGACCGCGCCGTCGTGCCGGTGGAGAACTCCATCGAGGGTGGTGTGAATGCCACCCTGGACACGCTGGCCACCGGTACGGGGCTGCGCATCGTGGGCGAGATGCTCGTGCCGGTGACCTTCACCCTGTGCGCTCGCCGCGGGACGGCGCTGCGCGACGTCCGGCGCATCTCCACCCACCCCCACGCCTGGGCTCAGTGCCGCCGCTGGGTGGCGGAGCACCTTCCCGCCACGGCGGATGATCGCAGCGACGCCGTCGTCCACGTGCCGGCGACTTCCACCGCCGCAGCCGCAGCGCTCCTGAGCGAAGGGCCCCAGCCCTTCGAGGCGGTGCTCTGCTCGCACCTGTCCGCAGTGCGCTACGACCTCGAGGTGCTCGCGGAGAACGTGGCCGACAATCCCGGAGCCATCACACGCTTCATCGAGGTCGCGGCGCCCGGTCCGCTGCCGGAGCCCACCGGGGCGGACAAGACCACACTCACGGTGCACCTGCCGGACAACGAGGCTGGTGCGCTGCTGCGGATGCTCGAGCAGTTCGCCACCCGCGGAGTCAATCTGGCGCGCATCGAGTCGCGGCCCATCGGGGACTCGCTAGGCCGCTACTCCTTCTCCATCGACGCCGAGGGGCACCTGTCCGATGAGCGGCTCCGGGAGGCCCTCATCGGCCTGCACCGGGTCTGCCCCGTGGTGAACTTCCTCGGCTCCTACCCGCGCGCCGACGGCGTGCCACCGCATCTGCGCCCCGGCACCGCTGACGCTGACTTCCGGGCCGCGCGGGAGTGGGTCGCAGGCCTCGGCTCGCACTGA
- a CDS encoding FAD-dependent oxidoreductase — MNEQNHTLEPSPVPESDLLDVGGAQIPVLTTNTLVVGTGSAGYCAADRLWEFGQTDLIMVADKVRAGASRNAGSDKQTYYKLTLSGPEGDSVQEMAETLFSGGAMDGDNALAEAALSARAFLRLCDLGVPFPQNRYGEFIGYKTDHDPRRRATSVGPYTSRSMVENTEKKVARNGTPVYDNCRVVDLIVRDGAICGVLLLRTDVPHDGERSPFLLVRTTNVVYATGGPAGLYATRVFPNGQWGASGAAYRGGVHGKNVTEWQFGLASIKPRWNVSGTYMQVIPRFVSTDAEGNDEREFLTEGIEDLGRLMSLVFLKGYQWPFDVRKARDGSSLIDLLVYRETVLRGRRVFLDFRRNPVNMDFDPSLLSPEAYDYLQRADVLFGTPIERLRKMNEPAYQFYLDRNPYVDLEQEMLEVDVCAQHNNGGLVVDGWWQSNLTGFFPVGEAGGAHGVYRPGGSALNSGQVGATRAAQFIAAHRTAEPVGEEGFRAAAEPVVADALALAEAAARRAEHGAPDTTGELLTEIQEMMSAKVGPVRSPETIEEARQQVAAWFEEYEQTIAADRSSRRSMNRLFLIRDILTTAHVYVNAMSDYVGHGGRSRGSVLYTDPAGDLPQVGYGENPQRELDLPEIFRFTLDEGALDAEIQEVALHRDGEQAAPRAWWRERRPIPEDDDFFENVWREFRIDGNIR, encoded by the coding sequence ATGAACGAGCAGAACCACACCCTCGAGCCCAGCCCGGTGCCCGAGTCCGACCTGCTGGACGTGGGCGGGGCGCAGATCCCGGTGCTCACCACCAACACCCTGGTGGTGGGCACGGGCTCGGCCGGCTACTGCGCTGCCGACCGGCTCTGGGAGTTCGGCCAGACCGACCTCATCATGGTGGCGGACAAGGTCCGCGCCGGCGCCAGCCGTAATGCCGGATCGGACAAGCAGACCTACTACAAGCTCACCCTCTCCGGGCCCGAGGGCGATTCGGTCCAGGAGATGGCCGAGACCCTCTTCTCCGGCGGTGCCATGGACGGCGACAACGCCCTCGCCGAGGCGGCCCTCTCGGCACGCGCCTTCCTGCGCCTGTGCGACCTGGGCGTCCCCTTCCCGCAGAACCGCTACGGCGAGTTCATCGGCTACAAGACCGACCACGATCCGCGGCGCCGGGCCACGTCGGTCGGCCCGTACACCTCCCGCTCCATGGTGGAGAACACGGAGAAGAAGGTCGCCCGCAACGGCACCCCGGTGTACGACAACTGCCGCGTCGTCGACCTCATCGTGCGCGACGGCGCGATCTGCGGCGTGCTGCTGCTGCGCACCGACGTCCCGCACGACGGCGAACGCAGCCCGTTCCTGCTGGTGCGCACCACGAACGTCGTCTACGCCACCGGCGGGCCCGCCGGGCTCTACGCCACTCGCGTCTTCCCCAACGGCCAATGGGGCGCCTCGGGCGCGGCCTACCGTGGCGGGGTGCACGGCAAGAACGTGACCGAGTGGCAGTTCGGGCTGGCCTCGATCAAGCCGCGCTGGAACGTCTCCGGCACCTACATGCAGGTCATTCCGCGTTTTGTCTCCACCGACGCCGAGGGTAACGACGAGCGCGAGTTCCTCACCGAGGGCATCGAGGATCTCGGGCGGTTGATGAGCCTGGTCTTCCTCAAGGGTTACCAGTGGCCCTTCGACGTGCGAAAGGCGCGTGACGGCTCCTCGCTCATCGACCTGCTCGTCTACCGCGAGACCGTGCTGCGCGGACGCCGGGTTTTCCTGGACTTCCGCCGCAACCCGGTCAACATGGACTTCGATCCCTCACTGCTCTCCCCGGAGGCTTACGACTACCTCCAGCGCGCCGACGTGCTCTTCGGCACGCCCATCGAGCGGCTCCGGAAGATGAACGAGCCCGCCTACCAGTTCTATCTGGACCGCAATCCCTACGTGGATCTGGAGCAGGAGATGCTCGAGGTCGACGTCTGCGCCCAGCACAACAACGGCGGCCTGGTGGTCGACGGCTGGTGGCAGTCGAACCTCACCGGTTTCTTCCCGGTGGGGGAGGCCGGCGGGGCGCACGGCGTCTACCGGCCCGGTGGCTCGGCGTTGAACTCCGGCCAGGTGGGCGCTACCCGCGCCGCCCAGTTCATCGCTGCGCACCGCACCGCGGAGCCGGTGGGCGAGGAGGGCTTCCGCGCCGCAGCCGAGCCGGTGGTGGCCGATGCGCTGGCTTTGGCCGAAGCAGCCGCGCGCCGCGCCGAGCACGGCGCGCCCGATACCACCGGGGAGCTGCTGACGGAGATCCAGGAAATGATGAGCGCCAAGGTGGGGCCGGTGCGGTCGCCGGAGACCATCGAGGAAGCCCGGCAGCAGGTGGCCGCCTGGTTCGAGGAGTACGAGCAGACCATCGCCGCCGACCGCAGCTCCCGGCGTTCGATGAATCGTCTGTTCCTGATCCGCGACATCCTCACCACCGCGCACGTGTACGTGAACGCCATGTCGGACTACGTCGGCCACGGGGGGCGTTCGCGCGGGTCGGTGCTCTACACCGACCCCGCCGGTGACCTCCCCCAGGTCGGCTACGGCGAGAATCCGCAGCGCGAACTGGACCTGCCCGAGATCTTCCGGTTCACCCTCGACGAGGGAGCGCTCGACGCCGAGATCCAGGAGGTGGCGCTGCACCGGGATGGCGAGCAGGCTGCTCCTCGGGCCTGGTGGCGCGAACGCCGCCCCATCCCCGAGGACGACGACTTCTTCGAGAACGTCTGGCGCGAGTTCCGCATTGACGGCAACATCCGCTGA